From Corvus moneduloides isolate bCorMon1 chromosome 4, bCorMon1.pri, whole genome shotgun sequence, one genomic window encodes:
- the LOC116443390 gene encoding protein CASC1-like isoform X9 — protein sequence MNTFMSLWREDQDEGVQLVMEKGEVVLKLIEKLEFLLLEASPNEITEEQRVQYQEFILQLQVLLHQKYNEATQNLLKIASMYDDSETGNMHTVIKDKNTTFCIWVNLKKKPRFKTHMFQEAGHGFDLPKSLALSSVAVRVLHTRYDHVSPLWLQCQGLPRQEASDNEESAEHPKDNGQEPGEEEEKGREEPSVPAAEETPSKERKESAASLTENSNNTDDKKETEEETEKNSDILDEPSQEEGAVLQEEPGGREEAAQVVDPQQLVPVGGVYHTDALQLPPQAQDVRDWSMVELLDVGLQVYPYSPGEAEDGTQAAVQITLRLPDNVIYFEAPVVARWDPAGQQWRTDGITNITYEAQERSITFGMGAFYTVALLQDAHLNLPYQAWELQPTGVDEGLFTVTAVFATIQIQIKDNQCMLSSVVVEEEEVLSHITGQWMSPFALREALKRAGVNIFPAEHSHKYVPVPRKAALAEGKAYEQMALLAAAFAFAHSKWNGEAGPGQVVFKVSEHLKADSAKDNHWSLYMFNGEKVQTLKLTETSEAFSEELEEESEFHSTLYHMLKDFASKEAMDKVERAGSLFIDSVYQLLLATRVLAFS from the exons ATGAACACTTTCATGAGCTTGTGGCGTGAAGACCAAGATGAGGGTGTTCAGCTTGTGATGGAGAAGGGGGAAGTGGTGCTAAAG CTGATTGAGAAGTTGGAGTTTCTTTTATTGGAGGCATCACCAAATGAGATCACAGAAGAACAACGGGTCCAGTACCAGGAATTCATTCTGCAGTTGCAGGTTCTGCTTCATCAGAAGTACAATGAGGCTACGCAGAACCTGCTCAAA atAGCTAGTATGTATGACGACTCTGAGACTGGGAATATGCACACAGTCATAAAGGATAAAAATACTACTTTCTGTATTTGGGTCAATCTGAAGAAGAAACCAAG GTTCAAAACCCACATGTTCCAGGAGGCAGGGCATGGCTTTGACCTGCCCAAATCCCTGGCCCTGAGCAGCGTCGCCGTTCGCGTGCTGCACACCCGCTATGACCACGTGTCCcccctgtggctgcagtgccAAGGACTGCCAAGGCAGGAGGCCTCAGACAACGAGGAGTCAGCTGAGCATCCAAAAGACAATGGGCAAGAaccaggagaagaggaggagaaaggcaggGAAGAACCCAGCGTGCCTGCTGCAGAAGAAACGCCTTCTAAGGAGAGAAAG GAGAGTGCTGCCTCAttgacagaaaacagcaataaCACAGATGataaaaaagagacagaggaggaAACTGAGAAGAATTCAGACATTTTGGACGAGCCATCACAAG AAGAGGGcgcagtgctgcaggaggagccgGGCGGCAGAGAAGAGGCAGCACAAGTTGTTGATCCGCAGCAGCTGGTGCCCGTGGGGGGTGTGTACCACACCgatgctctgcagctgccacctCAGGCCCAGGACGTCAGGGACTGGAGCATGGTGGAG TTGCTGGATGTTGGATTGCAGGTGTATCCATAttccccaggagaggctgaagaTGGCACACAGGCAGCAGTACAGATAACCCTCAGGCTCCCTGAcaatgtgatttattttgaaGCGCCCGTGGTAGCCCGATGGGATCCTGCAG GCCAGCAGTGGAGAACTGATGGCATCACCAACATAACCTATGAAGCACAGGAAAGGAGCATCACCTTTGGGATGGGTGCCTTTTATACAGTAGCCCTTCTCCAGGATGCTCACCTGAACCTGCCCTATCAGGCCTGGGAATTGCAGCCTACTGGTGTGGATGAAGGGCTCTTCACAGTCACTGCAGTCTTTGCCACTATTCAGATACAAATTAAG GATAATCAGTGTATGTTGTCTTCAGTAGtggtggaagaggaggaggtgctTTCCCACATCACAGGACAATGGATGAGTCCTTTTGCCCTCAGAGAAGCTTTGAAAAGAGCTGGAGTGAACATTTTCCCAGCAGAGCACTCTCACAAGtatgtccctgtgcccaggaag gctgccCTGGCAGAAGGGAAGGCCTATGAACAGATGGCTCTGcttgcagctgcttttgcttttgctcacaGCAAGTGGAATGGAGAAGCAGGGCCAGGGCAAGTCGTGTTCAAG GTAAGTGAGCATCTGAAAGCAGATTCTGCCAAAGACAACCACTGGTCTCTTTATATGTTTAATGGTGAGAAAGTACAAACCCTCAAGCTCACTGAAACCAGTGAAGCTTTTtcagaagagctggaagaagaGTCTGAATTTCACTCCACACTCTACCATATGCTCAAGGATTTTGCCAGCAAGGAAGCCATGGATAAAGTGGAAAGAGCTGGCAGCCTGTTTATTGATTCTGTGTATCAGCTGCTCCTTGCTACCAGAGTTTTAGCATTCTCTTAG